The region CGCTGGTTACGGCTTCAGCGCCTGCGGCAATCACTTCAGCCACGGCGTCCTGGTTACGATCCACGACCACCAGTGAGTAACCGGCTTTAATGAGGTTTTTACTCATTGGTTTACCCATGATACCCAGGCCAATGAAACCAACTTTCATCGTCATAATTGCGTCTCTCTCTTTAATGGTGGTTTGATTATTTCTTAAAGGTGTCGGCCAGCTTCTGCGTGGCTGAGCGGAACACGCCAAGGTCGCTGCCAACGGCTACCACGGTCGCGCCCCATTCGAGGTAGCGGCGTGCGTCGGCTTCAACCGGCGCCAGAATACCGCTCGGTTTGTTGTGCGCTTTGGCGCGCGCAAAAATGTGTTGAATGGTGCGCTGTACTTCCGGGTGCGCGGCATTGCCGATGTAACCCAGCGTGGCGGCCAGATCGCTCGGGCCAACAAACACGCCGTCTACGCCGTCGGTTGCCAGAATGGCATCGAGGTTATCCACCCCCGCCTGGCTTTCGATCTGCACCAGAATCGTGATGTTGGCGTTGGACTGGCGAAAATAATCCGGCACGGTGCCGAACATATTGGCGCGGTGCGAAACAGAGACACCGCGAATGCCTTCCGGCGGATAGCGGGTCGCTGCCACGGCGTTTACCGCTTCTTCTTCGGTTTCGACAAACGGGATCAGGAAGTTATAGAAACCGATATCCAGCAGGCGTTTGATAATCACCGGATCGTTGGTCGGAACCCGCACCACCGGCGCGCTAACGCTGCCCTTTAATGCCATTAATTGCGGTACAAAAGTGAGCACGTCGTTTGGGGCGTGTTCGCCGTCCAGTAACAGCCAGTCAAAACCCGCCAGGCCCAGAACTTCAGTGCTGATATGACTACCCAGCGCAGACCAACAACCGATTTGAATCTGTTGCGCCGCCAGCGCGGCCTTGAATTTGTTTGGGAAGATATCGTTATTCATCTTTTGTACCTTAATGAGTTGTTGCTTATTTCTTCAGTTCCATACGTTTGATGTCGCCAACCACGAACAGGTAGCAGACCATCATCATCAGCGCTGAACAGCCTACGAACACCAACGCACCGTTGAAAGAATGCAACTCTTTAACCATGTATCCGATAACCAGTGGCGTCACGATAGAGGCCACATTACCGAACACGTTGAAGACGCCACCGCACAAACCCACAATCTCTTTCGGCGCGACATCGGAAATCACTGGCCAGCCCAACGCGCCAAAACCTTTGCCAAAAAACGCCAGCGCCATCAGGGCAATAACCAGTGCGGTGTTATCGGTGTAGTTACACAGAATGATGCTTGAAGCCAGTAACATCCCGACCACGATAGGGAATTTACGTGCCACGGTCAGCGAGGAACCGCGCTTAATCAGGTAATCAGAGAAAAATCCGCCGAGCACGCCACCGGCAAAACCGCACAGCGCAGGAATGGAGGCAACAAACCCGACTTTGAGGATCGACATGCCTTTTTCCTGCACCAGATAAATCGGGAACCAGGTCAGGAAGAACCAGGTAATGGTGTTGAGGAAGTACTGACCAAAAAACACGCCAAGCATCATACGGTTGCACAGCAGTTGCTTGATGTAATCCATTTTAGGACCGGCGTTTTTACTGTCGTCCGTTTTTTTGTGGTCCATATCCACGACCGCGCCATTCTGCGCGATGTACTCCAGCTCTTCGCGGGACATACGAGGGTGGTCAGTTGGGTTGTGGACAAATTTCACCCAGGCGAAGGTCAGCACAAAACCGATCGCGCCCATCACGGTAAACACATGCTCCCAGCCCCAGGCGAAAGTCAGCCAGCCCAGCAGCGGTGAGAATAGCGCCAGAGAGAAATACTGCGCAGAGTTAAAAATCGCAGAAGCTGTACCGCGCTCTTTTGCCGGGAACCAGGCCGCAACGATGCGGGCGTTCGCCGGAAATGATGGCGCTTCTGAGAAGCCGAGCATAAAACGCATGAAAAACATCGAAATCCCGGCCCAGGCGATCGGGAAAACATCAACAAAACCCTGCAAGAAAGTGAAGAGCGACCAGAAAA is a window of Enterobacter sp. R4-368 DNA encoding:
- the garL gene encoding 2-dehydro-3-deoxyglucarate aldolase, with protein sequence MNNDIFPNKFKAALAAQQIQIGCWSALGSHISTEVLGLAGFDWLLLDGEHAPNDVLTFVPQLMALKGSVSAPVVRVPTNDPVIIKRLLDIGFYNFLIPFVETEEEAVNAVAATRYPPEGIRGVSVSHRANMFGTVPDYFRQSNANITILVQIESQAGVDNLDAILATDGVDGVFVGPSDLAATLGYIGNAAHPEVQRTIQHIFARAKAHNKPSGILAPVEADARRYLEWGATVVAVGSDLGVFRSATQKLADTFKK
- a CDS encoding MFS transporter; this translates as MTVEHAVETKRGLPTRYLILLIIFIVTAVNYADRATLSIAGTEVAKELQLDSVSMGYIFSAFGWAYLLMQIPGGWLLDRFGSKKVYTWSLFFWSLFTFLQGFVDVFPIAWAGISMFFMRFMLGFSEAPSFPANARIVAAWFPAKERGTASAIFNSAQYFSLALFSPLLGWLTFAWGWEHVFTVMGAIGFVLTFAWVKFVHNPTDHPRMSREELEYIAQNGAVVDMDHKKTDDSKNAGPKMDYIKQLLCNRMMLGVFFGQYFLNTITWFFLTWFPIYLVQEKGMSILKVGFVASIPALCGFAGGVLGGFFSDYLIKRGSSLTVARKFPIVVGMLLASSIILCNYTDNTALVIALMALAFFGKGFGALGWPVISDVAPKEIVGLCGGVFNVFGNVASIVTPLVIGYMVKELHSFNGALVFVGCSALMMMVCYLFVVGDIKRMELKK